A region of Ictidomys tridecemlineatus isolate mIctTri1 chromosome 4, mIctTri1.hap1, whole genome shotgun sequence DNA encodes the following proteins:
- the LOC106145081 gene encoding olfactory receptor 5B3 encodes MENRTEVTHFILLGLTNDPGLQLPLFVTFLLIYTITLVGNLGMILLIVLDSRLHTPMYFFLGNLSLVDFCSSSSVTPTVMAGLLIGHQVISYNACAAQMYFFAALVTVENYLLASMAYDRYAAVCKPLHYTSIMTGSVCASLVTGSYVIGFLNASIHIGDTFSLSFCLSHVIHHFFCDIPAVMVLSCSDRHISELVLIYIVSFCIFFALLVIWISYIFIFVTILKMRSGSGHRKAMSTCASHFTAVSIFYGTSIFMYLQPSSSHSMDTDKIASVFYTMVIPMLNPVVYSLRNKEVKSAFLKNLQKAKCSLSSLKV; translated from the exons ATGGAGAACAGGACAGAAGTGACCCACTTCATCCTGCTGGGACTGACCAATGACCCAGGTCTGCAGCTTCCCCTCTTTGTGACCTTCCTCCTCATCTACACCATCACTCTGGTTGGGAACCTGGGGATGATCCTGTTGATTGTCCTGGACTCCCGTCtccacactcccatgtactttttcctggGCAACCTGTCTCTGGTGGACTTTTGTTCCTCTTCGTCTGTCACTCCCACAGTCATGGCTGGGCTCTTGATAGGACACCAGGTCATCTCCTACAATGCTTGTGCTGCTCAGATGTACTTTTTTGCAGCTCTGGTTACTGTGGAAAACTACCTGTTGGCCTCAATGGCCTATGATCGCTATGCAGCAGTGTGCAAGCCCCTGCATTACACCAGTATCATGACAGGAAGTGTGTGTGCAAGTCTGGTCACAGGCTCCTATGTGATTGGTTTCCTAAATGCCTCCATCCATATTGGAGACACATTCAGTCTGTCTTTCTGTTTGTCCCATGTGATCCACCATTTTTTCTGTGATATTCCGGCCGTCATGGTTCTCTCTTGCTCTGACAGACACATTAGTGAACTGGTTCTTATTTATATTGTGAGTTTCTGTATCTTTTTTGCGCTCCTAGTTATCTGGATATCCTACATATTCATTTTTGTCACCATCTTAAAGATGCGCTCAGGCTCAGGACATAGGAAGGCTATGTCCACCTGTGCCTCCcacttcactgcagtctccatttTCTATGGGACAAGTATCTTCATGTACTTACAGCCCAGCTCCAGTCACTCCATGGACACAGACAAAATTGCATCTGTGTTCTACACCATGGTTATCCCCATGCTGAACCCTGTggtctacagcctgaggaacaaggaggtCAAGAGTGCATTCCTAAAG AATTTGCAAAAAGCAAAATGCTCACTTAGTAGTCTGAAAGTTTGA
- the LOC101971242 gene encoding olfactory receptor 5B3, with translation MENRTEVTQFMLLGLTDDPSLQLPLFVTFLLIYIINLIGNLGIILLIVLDSRLHTPMYFFLGNLSLVDLCYSSAVSSTVMAGLLLGYKVISYNACVTQMFFFGAFATVENYLLASMAYDRYAAVCKPLHYTTTMTTSVCSYLIIGCYVCGFLSGCILTGNTFSLTYSKSNVIHHFFCDVLAVMVLSHSDRHVNELVLIYVASFNILIALLIILISYIFIFITILKMRSAAGHRKAISTCASHFTAVSIFYGTLIFVYLQPSSSHSMDTFKIASVFYSMVIPMLNPVIYSLRNKEVKIAFLKVKSMFICCEKNNL, from the coding sequence ATGGAGAATAGGACAGAAGTGACACAGTTCATGCTGCTGGGACTGACCGACGACCCAAGTCTGCAGCTTCCCCTCTTTGTGACCTTCCTGCTCATCTACATCATCAATCTGATTGGGAACCTGGGGATAATCCTGTTGATTGTCTTGGATTCCCGTCtccacactcccatgtactttttcctggGCAACCTGTCTCTGGTGGACTTGTGCTACTCTTCAGCTGTCAGTTCCACAGTCATGGCTGGGCTCCTTCTTGGATACAAGGTCATCTCCTACAATGCTTGTGTCACCCAGATGTTCTTTTTTGGAGCCTTTGCCACTGTGGAAAACTACCTGTTGGCCTCGATGGCCTATGATCGCTATGCAGCAGTGTGTAAGCCCCTGCACTACACCACCACCATGACAACTAGTGTGTGTTCATACCTGATCATAGGCTGCTATGTCTGTGGATTCCTGAGTGGCTGCATCCTCACTGGGAACACGTTCAGTCTCACCTACTCTAAGTCCAATGTGATCCACCATTTTTTCTGTGATGTTCTAGCAGTGATGGTTCTCTCTCACTCTGATAGACACGTGAATGAACTGGTTCTTATCTATGTAGCCAGCTTCAATATCTTAATTGCTCTCCTCATAATATTAATAtcctacatatttatttttatcacaatCCTAAAGATGCGCTCAGCTGCAGGACATAGGAAGGCTATATCCACCTGTGCCTCCCACTTTACTGCAGTCTCTATATTTTATGGGACTCTAATCTTCGTGTACTTACAGCCCAGCTCCAGTCACTCCATGGACACATTCAAAATAGCATCTGTGTTCTACAGCATGGTCATTCCCATGCTGAACCCTGTCATCTACAGCCTCAGGAACAAGGAGGTCAAGATTGCATTCTTAAAAGTCAAGAGTATGTTCATCTGTTGTGAGAAGAATAATCTTTAG
- the LOC101963827 gene encoding olfactory receptor 5B3 — MENKTEVTHFILLGLTNDPGLQLPLFVTFLFIYSITLAGNLGMILLIVLDSRLHTPMYFYLGNLSLVDCCYSSAVTPTVMAGLLLGDKVISYNACAAQMFLFAVFATVENCLLASMAYDRYAAVCKPLHYTTTMTSVCTWLISGSYVIGFLNASIYTGDTFSLTFCKSNVVHHFFCDIPAVMVLSCSDRHVNELLLVYIVSFNIIFALLVIWISYTLIFISILKMHSASGHRKAISTCASHFTAVSIFYGTVIFMYLQPSSSHSMDTDKIASVFYTMVIPMLNPVVYSLRNKEVKSAFLKLKNSLIFWNQNNL, encoded by the coding sequence ATGGAGAACAAGACAGAAGTGACACACTTCATCCTGCTGGGACTAACCAATGACCCAGGTCTGCAGCTTCCCCTCTTTGTGACTTTCCTCTTTATCTACTCCATCACTCTGGCTGGGAACCTGGGGATGATCCTGTTGATTGTCTTGGACTCCCGTCtccacactcccatgtacttTTACCTGGGTAACTTATCTCTAGTGGATTGTTGTTACTCCTCAGCTGTCACTCCCACAGTCATGGCTGGGCTCCTTCTAGGAGACAAGGTCATCTCCTACAATGCTTGTGCTGCTCAGATGTTTCTCTTTGCAGTCTTTGCTACTGTGGAAAATTGTCTCTTGGCCtcaatggcctatgaccgctatgcaGCCGTGTGTAAGCCCCTGCACTACACCACCACCATGACAAGTGTGTGTACTTGGCTGATTTCAGGCTCTTATGTCATTGGTTTCCTAAATGCCTCCATCTACACTGGAGACACATTCAGTCTCACCTTCTGCAAGTCCAATGTGGTCCACCATTTTTTTTGTGACATTCCAGCAGTCATGGTTCTCTCTTGCTCTGATAGACATGTGAATGAGCTGCTTCTAGTGTACATTGTGAGTTTCAACATCATTTTTGCTCTTCTGGTAATCTGGATATCTTACACGCTCATTTTTATCAGCATCTTAAAGATGCACTCAGCTTCAGGGCATCGGAAGGCTATATCCACCTGTGCCTCCCACTTCACTGCTGTCTCCATTTTCTATGGGACGGTTATCTTCATGTATTTACAGCCCAGCTCTAGTCACTCCATGGACACTGATAAAATTGCATCTGTATTCTATACTATGGTCATCCCCATGCTCAACCCTGTggtctacagcctgaggaacaaggaggtCAAAAGTGCTTTCTTAAAGCtcaaaaattcattaattttttggaATCAAAATAATCTTTAG